In Bradyrhizobium sp. 1(2017), one DNA window encodes the following:
- a CDS encoding branched-chain amino acid ABC transporter permease, producing MLVFVQLVVSGVLLGGVYALAALGLNLIFGVAKVVNFAHGEFLMLGMYAGFWLMTTTGINPYFGAPLIAAIFFGIGLLFYAGLMRFTIYKPELTQVFATLGLGILLQNAALMAWSADYRTLQVMPAGWDSLNVLGAFIPTNRLIAFAYSVAILAAVIVFLRTTFIGRAIEAVSQDLMSARLMGIDPNRVFLITFGLGIALTGVAGAVLVPSFYAFPSVGSFFVLASFVVVVLGGLGSVVGTIAGGLVLGLVETTVGYFAPDLKEATHFVLLIGLLTVRPHGLLGVKGAEKETLK from the coding sequence ATGCTGGTTTTCGTGCAATTGGTCGTTTCAGGGGTGCTGCTCGGCGGCGTTTATGCGCTCGCCGCGCTGGGCCTGAATCTGATTTTCGGCGTCGCCAAGGTCGTGAACTTCGCCCATGGCGAATTCCTGATGCTTGGCATGTATGCCGGCTTCTGGCTGATGACGACGACGGGCATCAACCCGTATTTCGGGGCGCCGCTGATCGCGGCGATCTTCTTCGGCATCGGGCTTCTCTTCTACGCCGGCCTGATGCGGTTCACGATCTACAAGCCGGAGCTGACCCAGGTCTTCGCAACGTTGGGGCTCGGAATCTTGCTGCAGAACGCAGCGCTGATGGCCTGGTCGGCCGACTACCGGACCCTGCAGGTGATGCCGGCCGGATGGGACTCGCTGAACGTTCTAGGTGCCTTCATCCCGACCAATCGCCTGATCGCCTTTGCTTATTCCGTCGCGATCCTTGCGGCCGTGATCGTATTTCTTCGGACCACCTTCATCGGCCGCGCGATCGAGGCGGTTTCGCAGGACCTGATGTCGGCGCGGCTGATGGGAATCGACCCGAACCGCGTGTTTCTCATCACCTTCGGACTTGGCATTGCGCTCACGGGTGTCGCGGGCGCTGTCCTGGTTCCTTCTTTCTACGCCTTCCCGTCGGTCGGATCTTTCTTCGTGCTTGCGTCCTTCGTCGTTGTGGTGCTCGGCGGTCTCGGCAGCGTCGTCGGGACGATCGCAGGCGGTCTCGTTCTTGGGCTGGTTGAGACAACGGTCGGCTATTTCGCTCCCGACCTGAAGGAGGCGACGCATTTCGTCCTTCTCATCGGTCTGCTCACGGTGCGGCCGCATGGTCTCCTGGGTGTCAAGGGTGCCGAGAAGGAGACGCTGAAATGA